The following are encoded together in the Clostridium sp. BJN0013 genome:
- a CDS encoding GMC family oxidoreductase N-terminal domain-containing protein: MEKDADVIVIGAGGGGPVVAKELGEKGIKVLLLEAGTWYGNKKWPNPLQEQGAVSSADTEDLSDEILHRCFTDYEGDTNDNVIGRFRWGPADRRKPAWFRRLPQGGFAWQSSSIGGTTLLYLGNSPRAFPSSVNDTWPISYKELIPYYEKVESTLPVSQAPMTDKEELFFYGAKKAGWPILKTPDITNPGYRTQPNAILPPDPDINNLDFKFEYSTEGCTLCGHCMNGCSIGPSVERVAKRSTLISYIPLALKTNNVEIRPNTFVTKVLTRKDSTGNLKSIGIKYKDTWTGENGELKAKVIVMSAGPIESPRLWLNSKLPHNPWVGKGLTNHWFDCISGIFEEKVLMNILGTPDVRPYVGQNSAARFDYPGLGSLQGLGVSPGIYSTLSYSLSRYGYNFLHKPASKEPWDIRGRVVGQELKEIMMSYPQTLSILLFTDDTPNSKNTVTPDNLIKDENGFVPVIKYIPSKNDMQKRDKLAAIAADILKKAGASKIIRTDCTSGLLVHMQSTMRMGYVTDTNCEAKQVKRLFIADNSVLYNSLGGANPTLTTQALATRTAEKIVHKYFN, encoded by the coding sequence ATGGAAAAAGATGCTGATGTAATAGTTATAGGCGCGGGAGGAGGAGGTCCGGTAGTTGCCAAAGAACTTGGTGAAAAGGGCATAAAAGTTTTATTGCTTGAAGCAGGAACATGGTATGGAAACAAGAAATGGCCCAATCCACTGCAGGAACAAGGAGCTGTAAGCTCTGCTGATACTGAAGACTTAAGTGATGAAATTTTACATAGATGTTTTACAGATTATGAAGGAGATACAAACGATAATGTAATTGGCAGATTTCGCTGGGGACCTGCAGATAGGCGAAAACCTGCCTGGTTTAGAAGGCTTCCTCAAGGAGGCTTTGCCTGGCAAAGTTCCAGCATAGGCGGCACTACACTGCTTTATTTGGGAAATTCCCCCAGAGCTTTTCCTTCATCCGTAAATGATACATGGCCGATTTCTTATAAGGAACTAATTCCATACTACGAAAAAGTTGAATCTACACTTCCTGTTTCTCAGGCCCCAATGACAGATAAGGAAGAGTTATTTTTTTATGGTGCTAAGAAAGCTGGATGGCCAATTTTAAAAACTCCTGATATAACAAATCCAGGATATAGAACTCAGCCTAATGCAATCTTACCCCCTGATCCTGATATAAATAATTTAGATTTTAAATTTGAATATAGTACAGAAGGCTGTACTCTTTGCGGCCATTGTATGAATGGATGCAGCATAGGTCCTTCAGTAGAAAGAGTAGCAAAACGTTCTACACTAATCAGTTATATTCCTTTAGCCTTAAAAACCAATAATGTAGAAATCAGACCTAATACATTTGTTACAAAAGTTTTAACAAGAAAGGATAGTACGGGAAACTTAAAATCTATAGGCATTAAATATAAGGACACATGGACAGGAGAAAATGGGGAACTTAAAGCAAAAGTTATAGTAATGTCCGCAGGTCCTATAGAATCCCCCAGATTATGGTTAAATTCAAAACTCCCACATAACCCCTGGGTGGGAAAAGGATTGACAAATCATTGGTTTGACTGTATATCTGGAATATTTGAGGAAAAAGTTTTAATGAATATATTAGGTACCCCTGATGTACGACCCTATGTGGGCCAAAATTCGGCAGCCAGATTTGACTATCCAGGCCTTGGATCACTCCAGGGACTAGGTGTAAGTCCTGGAATATATTCTACACTATCCTATTCCCTAAGCAGATATGGCTACAATTTTTTACATAAACCTGCTTCTAAAGAACCCTGGGATATTAGAGGAAGAGTAGTAGGTCAGGAACTTAAAGAAATTATGATGTCATATCCACAGACTTTAAGTATTTTACTATTTACTGACGATACCCCAAATAGTAAAAATACTGTTACACCGGATAATCTCATAAAGGATGAAAATGGTTTTGTACCTGTAATTAAATATATTCCCTCCAAAAATGATATGCAAAAAAGAGATAAACTTGCAGCAATTGCAGCGGATATACTAAAAAAAGCAGGAGCTAGTAAAATCATACGTACAGACTGTACCTCTGGCCTATTGGTTCATATGCAGAGCACTATGCGTATGGGATATGTTACTGATACAAATTGCGAAGCAAAACAGGTAAAAAGACTATTTATTGCAGACAACAGTGTACTATATAACAGCTTAGGAGGAGCTAATCCTACTCTTACAACACAGGCTCTGGCAACACGTACCGCAGAAAAAATAGTCCATAAATATTTTAATTAA
- a CDS encoding putative quinol monooxygenase, with protein sequence MIKIVAKNILKKDQREKFIKLAEELIEKSRQEAGCISYGLFEDINDNSILTFIEEWEDSKAIEKHNNTEHFKRIIPLLAELRVDKKSNLYKEI encoded by the coding sequence ATGATAAAAATAGTGGCAAAAAATATATTAAAAAAAGACCAGAGAGAAAAATTTATTAAATTGGCAGAAGAATTAATTGAAAAAAGCAGACAGGAAGCAGGGTGTATTTCTTATGGTCTATTTGAAGATATAAATGATAATTCCATACTTACATTTATAGAAGAATGGGAAGATAGCAAAGCTATTGAAAAACATAACAATACTGAACACTTTAAAAGAATAATTCCTTTATTAGCAGAACTTCGTGTTGATAAGAAAAGTAACCTTTATAAAGAAATATAG
- a CDS encoding HAD family hydrolase, producing MIKLIIFDYDGVLVDSFPNIYDIYKVIGSELDVKIPSTIEEFRNIYGYDFHECYNNLGMDSDKQKKAVEIFRKEIITKKPDIFQGIKDVLEWASSCYKLVLVSSNYKEEVMQKLSNYSIDKYFSGVIGHRYGHQELDKSEEFKVVLHEYNVSRDEVITIGDRLSDYDSAKKAGIKNVILVEYGWGYDKNKFQNNNKLIISKPEQLIDAIKVIDISYKK from the coding sequence ATGATTAAATTAATAATTTTTGATTACGATGGTGTATTGGTGGATTCTTTTCCTAACATTTATGACATATATAAAGTTATAGGTAGTGAGTTAGATGTGAAAATACCATCTACAATTGAAGAATTTAGAAATATATATGGTTATGATTTTCATGAGTGTTACAATAATCTTGGTATGGACTCTGATAAACAAAAAAAAGCAGTGGAGATATTTAGAAAAGAGATTATTACTAAAAAACCAGATATTTTTCAGGGTATTAAAGATGTTTTAGAGTGGGCATCCAGTTGTTACAAATTGGTATTAGTATCTTCAAATTACAAGGAAGAAGTAATGCAAAAGCTTTCAAATTATAGTATAGATAAATATTTTTCAGGTGTCATAGGGCATAGATATGGACATCAGGAACTGGATAAGTCCGAAGAGTTTAAAGTTGTACTTCATGAATATAATGTTAGCAGGGATGAAGTGATAACAATTGGTGATAGATTATCCGATTATGATTCAGCGAAAAAAGCAGGAATAAAAAATGTGATTCTAGTGGAATATGGCTGGGGATATGATAAAAACAAGTTTCAAAATAACAATAAACTTATTATAAGTAAACCGGAACAATTAATTGATGCTATTAAAGTAATTGATATTTCTTATAAAAAATGA
- a CDS encoding GGDEF domain-containing protein encodes MNRTGELIINLKKLCNLDDLFISQENINNCKYIKIKLNYSNYYLYISKNTNCNTLKHIRNILKLFVKEHYENKLYLRELKRINFKLEKAVKYRTREIENKNKLLEQEKCKLNKANLKLTRLNMYLDNMSRIDPLTKLSNRRDLRQKFECEIKKISTRPTSFSLAIGDVDFFKNINDTYGHGCGDEVLKKIACIFKNNLRKEDVISRYGGEEFVIFLPETDLKYALSIIENIRSIIENEIFEYNSEIFHMTMSFGLVNFNHSVSFIECIERADSALYEAKVRGRNRVVLI; translated from the coding sequence ATGAATAGAACAGGTGAATTAATCATTAATTTAAAAAAATTATGTAATTTAGATGATTTGTTTATTTCGCAAGAAAATATTAATAATTGTAAATATATAAAAATTAAACTTAATTATTCAAATTATTATTTATATATTTCAAAAAATACTAACTGTAATACTTTAAAGCACATAAGAAATATTTTGAAACTTTTTGTAAAAGAACATTATGAGAATAAACTTTATTTAAGAGAATTGAAAAGAATAAATTTTAAATTAGAAAAAGCAGTAAAATATAGGACTAGAGAAATTGAGAATAAGAACAAATTATTGGAACAAGAAAAGTGTAAGCTAAATAAAGCAAATCTTAAATTGACTAGATTAAATATGTATTTAGATAATATGTCTAGAATTGATCCTCTTACCAAATTATCGAACAGAAGAGATTTAAGGCAAAAATTTGAATGTGAAATAAAAAAAATTAGTACAAGACCTACATCATTTTCATTGGCTATTGGAGATGTGGATTTTTTTAAAAATATTAATGATACATATGGGCATGGATGCGGAGATGAAGTTCTAAAGAAAATAGCATGTATATTTAAAAATAACTTACGAAAAGAGGATGTAATTTCCAGGTATGGAGGAGAAGAATTTGTGATTTTTCTTCCAGAAACAGATTTAAAGTATGCATTATCTATAATTGAAAATATTAGATCTATAATTGAAAATGAAATTTTTGAATATAATAGTGAAATATTTCACATGACCATGAGTTTTGGACTAGTTAACTTTAATCATAGTGTAAGTTTTATAGAGTGTATTGAAAGAGCAGACTCAGCACTTTATGAGGCAAAAGTTAGAGGTAGAAATAGAGTTGTTCTAATATGA
- a CDS encoding YitT family protein has product MKENLLRIIFVILGSFIYSIGVNMFIIPHKFLSGGVAGIAIIFQYFTGIPSGYFVILINIPIFILGFKTIDKEFGIFSFMGMVFMALLLIITKSINVFYYLQDPLLSALCSGVLTGIGAGILFKFGASFGGTDIVAVWVKKKYGIKIGKVTFLINAIIVFMGIFIGSLPRALYTLISMYMYSVVVEKVIQGFYKEKVLFVITENSDEVEKAICKKIGRGVTYLYGEGAYTGNKKKVIYSIMNPAQIEQTKKFILDMDPRSVMSIMDVSEVRGKGFKTAIF; this is encoded by the coding sequence ATGAAGGAAAATTTGCTTAGAATTATATTTGTTATATTGGGAAGTTTTATATATTCCATTGGAGTTAATATGTTTATTATCCCACATAAATTTTTAAGTGGAGGGGTGGCTGGTATTGCAATTATTTTTCAATATTTTACAGGGATACCATCAGGATATTTTGTAATATTAATAAATATACCAATATTTATATTAGGATTTAAAACTATAGATAAAGAATTTGGGATTTTTAGTTTTATGGGAATGGTATTTATGGCCTTGCTGCTTATAATTACAAAAAGTATTAATGTATTTTATTATCTTCAGGATCCGTTGTTGTCAGCTTTATGTAGTGGGGTACTTACAGGAATTGGAGCTGGAATATTGTTTAAATTCGGGGCTTCTTTTGGAGGTACAGATATAGTAGCAGTATGGGTGAAGAAAAAATATGGAATTAAAATAGGAAAAGTAACTTTTTTAATAAATGCAATAATAGTTTTTATGGGTATCTTTATAGGAAGTTTGCCAAGGGCACTGTATACTTTAATATCCATGTATATGTACTCTGTAGTAGTGGAAAAAGTAATTCAGGGATTTTATAAAGAAAAAGTACTATTTGTAATAACTGAAAATAGTGATGAAGTGGAAAAGGCTATATGCAAAAAAATTGGAAGAGGAGTTACCTATCTTTATGGAGAAGGAGCTTACACTGGAAACAAGAAAAAAGTTATATATTCTATAATGAATCCAGCACAAATTGAACAAACAAAGAAATTTATTTTGGATATGGATCCCAGATCGGTGATGTCTATTATGGATGTAAGTGAAGTTAGAGGTAAGGGATTTAAAACAGCTATTTTTTGA